In Pongo abelii isolate AG06213 chromosome 5, NHGRI_mPonAbe1-v2.0_pri, whole genome shotgun sequence, the DNA window CCTATTCCTCACCGCCCACACTTGAGGAGGAGGAGTCTGGAATGCACATCTCCCTTAGTGTCTCAATGCCTCCATTCCCAGGCCAGGGCCCCATTCTGTCTGTGGGACTGTGGGTTCTCAGTGGAATTGTTGCCTTTCTTGTCGTGGAGAAATTTGTGAGACATGTGAAAGGAGGACATGGTCATAGTCATGGACATGGACACGCTCACAGTCACACACATGGAAGTCATGGACATGGAAGACAAGGTAAGCCCAGGAACAACTTTCCTGAAAGCTGACTTGCCTGCCTCAGAATCTCCTCATCTTATGGCCCTCAGGAGGGAGAGGACATGTTGGAAGATCTGTTCTCCACTCTGACCAACTCTTTTCTTCCCTCAGAGTGTTCTACCAAGGAGAAGCAGAgctcagaggaagaagaaaaggaaacaagggGGGTTCAGAAGAGGCGAGGAGGGAGCACAGTACCCAAAGATGGGCCAGTGAGACCTCAGaatgctgaagaagaaaaaagaggcttAGGTAAGGGCCAGAGTTGGTGATAAATTTGGGCAAGGGACATCATCACAAATCACGTGGAATATGTGCTGTGGGTAATGGCAGGTATCTGAGAAACACTAAAGGACTGGGTGTGAAGTCTTTGAGGGGAGGTGTGAGAATAGCTGACCAAGACTGGAACAAGTGGTGATGGAAGCCTCTgatcattttctcttcttgtctTGTACAAGACCTGCGTGTGTCAGGGTACCTGAATCTGGCTGCTGACTTGGCACACAACTTCACTGATGGTCTGGCCATTGGGGCTTCCTTTCGAGGGGGCCGGGGACTAGGAATCCTGACCACAATGACTGTCCTGCTACATGAAGTGCCCCATGAGGTCGGAGACTTTGCCATCTTGGTCCAGTCTGGCTGCAGCAAAAAGCAGGTTGGTGATGTCTGCCAAACACAGCTGCCTCAAACCCTTTATTTCTCCTCACTCACCCTAAACCCAAACAGCCTCTTATTAGTTCCAAACAATTCATACTGTCATTGACAAGTCCTCTAGAAATGAGGGGGAAGAAGTTCTGGTTACTTTGTCCTTTAGCTCAGTATTTCTTAAACTGTGGTCTATAAACCATCTGAATGGTTTAGTGGAGTCTTACACACACACGCCTACTCAATCAGAAAGTCTGTGGAAAGGACCTCTGATCTCTCAGATTTTTCAGAAATTGTCTGTTCTAGACCGCTCCCTCTTCTCTTTTTACTTTGATGTTTAGTTTCCAAATCCATGTCCCCTATACCTGTACCCCACCAGCCACTTCTAAACCACTGATAATCTTTAGCTATTGGTGagtgcctttttctcttttctgcccaTCAGGCGATGCGTCTGCAACTACTGACAGCAGTAGGGGCACTGGCAGGCACAGCCTGTGCCCTTCTCACTGAAGGAGGAGCAGTGGGCAGTGAAATTGCAGGTGGTGCAGGTCCTGGCTGGGTCCTGCCATTTACTGCAGGTGGCTTTATCTACGTAGCAACAGTGTCTGTGTTGCCCGAGCTGCTGAGGGAGGCATCACCATTGCAATCACTTCTGGAGGTGCTGGGGCTGCTGGGGGGAGTTGTCATGATGGTGCTGATTGCCCACCTCGAGTGAGGGGTGGATAAACTACCCCTGCCCCAAACCTCTAACCCTAACTCCAGGTCAGGGGTACATAGAGGTTGGGGGCCCTGGCCAGGGACATCTGCCAAAGGAAGGAACTGTAGCCTGGGAGAATGGTTACTTTGGCATTAGGGCCTTCAAGGGCTGGCAGTCTTACAGAGGCTGGAGCGGTGAGAATGAGAGGCCAGAGGGACCATAGTGTTGGGCACCGTCTGACCATGTTGCGTTTGGAAGGCTAAATGGGGCCATGAAGAAGGCTGGAAGGGACAGGGGGTGATGGCAGCCTACCTGGTGTCCCCTACCCCACCTGTTCTCGGAGAACCAGGTTGCTACACAGGAAGTTCTCCAAGGTCCAGTTCCCTTTCTCCCACCAGTTGGTGGAGGCTTCAGGGAAGACCAGAGTCCTGGACAGAGAGGGTAACAGGAAGAGTCGGGGATAAACATCAAACATCAATCGTGTGTCCTGATTTGGGAGTGATTaggggggatgggggtgggagagggctAGTTGGTATTCTCAtggcctgattttttttgtttctattcctTTTATATCACTGTGTTTGAATCGAGGGGGAGGAGTGGTAACCGGAAATAAAGTCCTCCGATCTTCCGCCCCACATGCAGTCTTTGTctttttgggggaaatggggCCCCTTGTCTTCGCCACACCCGGGGCCCCTAAGCAGCAGTGTCTGGCCACGCCCCCTCGGTGGGGGGTTGGCCTGCGCTGGTGGCCGCAGATGGCCTAAGGCTGGCGGGGCTTTGATTGGCCCCGGCTTTGCCCTTGCCACGCCCCCTCTGCGCTGGATTGGCTTAGTGCTGGGGTTCCCACCCACCCACATCCCGCCATGGCGTCTCAGCTCCAGAACCGGCTCCGCTCCGCACTGGCCTTGGTCACAGGTTGAGGGGGTTCTCTCCCGGGGCGGTTTGGGGTGTTGGAGTGAGGTCAGGGGCGTGCCCTTGGAGTCCGCGGCCGCTGTGACCTCTGGCCCCTTACCCACATTTTACTAACTTTCTGCCCTGTGACCTCTGatccctgccccctcctcccaTTGCCGGGTCCGGCGTGTTCTGTCTTACCTCAGGTGCAGGGAGCGGCATCGGCCGAGCGGTCAGTTTACGCCTGGCCAGAGAGGGGGCCACCGTAGCTGCCTGCGACCTGGACCGGGCAGCGGCACAGGAGACGGTGCGGCTGCTGGGCGGGCCAGGGAGTAAGGAGGGGCCGCCCCGAGGGAACCACGCTGCCTTCCAGGCTGACGTGTCTGAGGCCAGGGCCGCCAGGTGCCTGCTGGAACAAGTGCAGGTGAACGCCAGGCCACCTTCCCCCTCTAAAGCTCTAATATTGCCTCCACTGCCCCGGCTTTTTGTGGGGGGTTTTTGATGCGTAACCTCCCCCTCCCATAGGCCTGCTTTTCTCGACCACCATCTGTCGTTGTGTCCTGTGCGGGCATCACCCAGGATGAGTTTCTGCTGCACATGTCTGAGGATGACTGGGACAAAGTCATAGCTGTCAACCTCAAGGTGGCGATCTCTGAACCTGCAACTTTTGGCCCCCTTAGCCTGGGGAGGGAGCTGGAGGAGGGCTGTCACCCCAGCTGATCTTTTCTCCCTTGTTACCCTTTCCCACCAGGGCACCTTCTTAGTCACTCAGGCTGCAGCAAAAGCCCTGGTGTCCAGTGGTTGTCGTGGTTCCATCATCAACATCAGTAGCATCGTAGGAAAGGTCAAGTTGAGTTGGATGAGGTCAGCCAGCCAAGTGGCATAGAGAGGAGAACCCCTCCTTGAGACTCCTGACTCATTCCACGTCTCTGACTCACCTATAGGTGGGGAACATGGGGCAGACAAACTATGCAGCATCCAAGGCTGGAGTGATTGGGCTGACCCAGACCGCAGCCCGGGAGCTTGGACGGTTGGTCAGATGCTTGAGGGTGCTGGGGAGCACCTGGGGGGTCTGAGGGAGGGACCAGCATTCAGCCCTTTCCAGAATCAGCAGTCACTCTCCTTCCCACAGACATGGGATCCGCTGTAACTCTGTCCTCCCAGGGTACATTGTAACACCCATGACACAGAAAGTGCCACAGAAAGTGGTGGACAAGGTAGGACGCTGTGGGTGGAGGGCAGAATCATTCAGAGACTCAATCTCTCTGGGCttcacagagatagagagagaataCTGGGCACAGTTCCTGGCAAACATTAAATATTCAATGAATGTATGAGGAATGAAGACAAAAAAAGGGTCACAGACTCAGTCttcaaaaaaatccataaaagCTTTCACCCACATGAGTATTTCCTTACAGATTACTGAAATTATCCCGATGGGACACTTGGGGGACCCTGAGGGTGAGCACTGAATGGAGTGGGGTCCCTGGGAAGGGGGCCTGAATGAAGAGATCCCCAAGGTTTTGGGATTTTCTAGGGGACTGGTGGTTGGTGTCTGTGGAAAGGTTTGTGGGGAGGGATGTCTTTGTTGGGAGATTATGGCTGTTTTGGGTCTATGGGAGTGAGCAGGATTCTGCCCTCTCCCCACCATTCTCATAGATGTGGCAGATGTGGTCGCATTCTTGGCATCTGAAGATAGTGGATACATCACGGGGACCTCAGTGGAAGTCACTGGTATGAGGCCAGCatggggagggagagggcagaGAAGTAGAACCCAGACTATATGAGAAAGCAAGTAAGGGGAGTCTGGAGCCACTGGGAAGGGCAGAGGTTCCCAAGGCCAGGGACAGAAGTGGGTACCCCCCAGCCCATTTGTCTCTCCACCCATGCATCTGTCCAAATGTTTCTGCCCCTCCCAGGAGGTCTTTTCATGTAACTGCCTCAAGGACCCTGGACTCTGCTCACCCCCCCACCACTCTGCCTGGCCTCCTGCTGATGAGGACTCTAAGTTCCCAGGCTACAAAGGGGGTGGCAGTGTATGGCTCAGGAATGCTGAATATGGGAAGCAGGGGTGCTTGTGACCCTAATAAATTCCAAGTCCTCTTCCCTGCCACCTCCGGCTCTTCTTGTGTCCAAGCCCTCAgacccttccccacctccccctcctttccctttcccgAAGGATtgttccctttctctgcctggtcTCCCAGGGCAACCCCCGCCGCCGGGTATGAGAGGAAAGAGTGTGTGTCACTGTGTATGCGTGACACTCCGGGTCTTTTTGGAGGGAGGGGTTCATGCGTCACCCCTTTCCACTGGTTCTGCAGCACAAGTCCCCTCCCCCCAACTCCCTGGGTTCTTATGGTCCCCAAGGGTGATTTGTTCATGGCCCCATCTTGGTGTCCAGTCTGGCCTTGAAAGGGGGTCTTGGAACAGGtggccctcccccacccctctcctttctctgagtccccccctcccctttctctccacCTTACAATAGCTGCAGCCGGCCTGGGGTCGGATGGGGGGGATTAGGGGAGGGGGCCAGGATTAGGGGAATGAACCAGCCGATGAAAGGGACTGGAGAGAGCAGGAGGGAGGGggctgggaagaggaggaggaatgggAGGGGGGTCTGCGCTAATCGACTCTGGCGCCCACATAAGGACTGGCCACGGACTGAAGGAGAGGACAGGGAAGTAGGGGGGAACTGGGGTGGGGGGCGAGGGCACCCACTGCTGCCTTGTCCCAGAGACAGGCCACCCCCTGGCAGCCGCAGCCCAAGTCCGGGAGCCTCAGCTTGGGCGGGGACAAGATGCCCATCAGGGTCTCtaactgccccccaccccctcgcCCCGTATCCCTCTCATTCCCTACACTCAATGGGGATCGCTCTgccccttcctcttctctttcctccccatCCCCTTCGTTTACTCTTAGAGTCCTGGAAGAGGCTTCTGCCCACTTCCCACTCCAGACATTCTGCCCCTGTGTACCCCACCCACACGCGTACCCCCCCTTCCCAATGGGAGCCCCATCTTGTGTGTGTCCCTGTTTCCGCGTGGTGTCTCCATTCCCCCGTTCCTCCCGTgcgcctccctcccttccccgccCCGGGCCGCGGCTCCTGATTGTCCAAACGCAATTCTCGAGTCTATGGCCCCGGCCGAGAGTTGAGTCTGGACGTCCCGAGCCGCCGCCCCCAAACCTCGAGCGGGAGAATGGGTCGGAGGGTCTAGAGAGAGCCAAAGCGGAGGGTGGAGGGAGTCCCCAGGGTGGTAAGGGGAATCCCGGGCACATCGGGACCTAGGTGTGTTCTCAGGACTGGAAGGCTAAAGCGGCAGAAGATCTTTTGCAGCCTTTTTCCCCGGGATCCTGGAATGGGGGTTACGGAGAAGTGAGGGGGGTTGATCCCCAGAGTCGCCAGGGTACGCAGAGTGGGGGAGGTAGCCCTTTTCACCAGCCCTCTGTCCCCTCCTGGGGTCCCAGATATTCCAGGCCCCGCCCCCCGGAGCTGAGGCCCCGCGTGGGGGCCTCGGGAGGGGAACCGAAGCTAAGGATGTTGGCCGCGCGACGGTGCTGGGCCGGGGGCGGAGACCGTGGTTCACTAAGTCGCGCAGAACTCCCGGGACGCAGGATCCTCACGCGGGACAAGCCCGTCCCGTGGGCGGGAGAACCTCGGCGTCCACGTCCCGTCCCACCCGCGCCGCGAATGGTGGGTGACGTCTCCGCCGGCCAGGGGTGGGGGGGCGGGTGTAGCGGAGGAGCAGGCGGAAGTGACGTAGCGCCCCAGCGCCCCGGCCatggcggcggcggtggcgg includes these proteins:
- the SLC39A7 gene encoding zinc transporter SLC39A7 precursor (The RefSeq protein has 1 substitution compared to this genomic sequence); its protein translation is MARGLGAPHWVAVGLLTWATLGLLVAELGGHDDLHDDLQEDFHGHSHRHSHEDFHHGHSHAHGHGHTHESIWHGHTHGHDHGHSHGDLHHGHSHGHSHESLYHRGHGHDNEHSRGGYGESGAPGIKQDLDAVTLWAYALGATVLISAAPFFVLFLIPVESNSPRHRSLLQILLSFASGGLLGDAFLHLIPHALEPHSHHTLEQPGHGHSHSGQGPILSVGLWVLSGIVAFLVVEKFVRHVKGGHGHSHGHGHAHSHTHGSHGHGRQECSTKEKQSSEEEEKETRGVQKRRGGSTVPKDGPVRPQNAEEEKRGLDLRVSGYLNLAADLAHNFTDGLAIGASFRGGRGLGILTTMTVLLHEVPHEVGDFAILVQSGCSKKQAMRLQLLTAVGALAGTACALLTEGGAVGSEIAGGAGPGWVLPFTAGGFIYVATVSVLPELLREASPLQSLLEVLGLLGGVVMMVLIAHLE
- the HSD17B8 gene encoding (3R)-3-hydroxyacyl-CoA dehydrogenase isoform X2, with the protein product MASQLQNRLRSALALVTGAGSGIGRAVSLRLAREGATVAACDLDRAAAQETVRLLGGPGSKEGPPRGNHAAFQADVSEARAARCLLEQVQACFSRPPSVVVSCAGITQDEFLLHMSEDDWDKVIAVNLKGTFLVTQAAAKALVSSGCRGSIINISSIVGKVGNMGQTNYAASKAGVIGLTQTAARELGRHGIRCNSVLPGYIVTPMTQKVPQKVVDKITEIIPMGHLGDPEDVADVVAFLASEDSGYITGTSVEVTGGLFM
- the HSD17B8 gene encoding (3R)-3-hydroxyacyl-CoA dehydrogenase isoform X1, producing MASQLQNRLRSALALVTGAGSGIGRAVSLRLAREGATVAACDLDRAAAQETVRLLGGPGSKEGPPRGNHAAFQADVSEARAARCLLEQVQACFSRPPSVVVSCAGITQDEFLLHMSEDDWDKVIAVNLKGTFLVTQAAAKALVSSGCRGSIINISSIVGKVGNMGQTNYAASKAGVIGLTQTAARELGRLLKLSRWDTWGTLRMWQMWSHSWHLKIVDTSRGPQWKSLEVFSCNCLKDPGLCSPPHHSAWPPADEDSKFPGYKGGGSVWLRNAEYGKQGCL